From one Mycolicibacterium sp. HK-90 genomic stretch:
- a CDS encoding TetR/AcrR family transcriptional regulator, protein MTQPPAGPSGPGDSAPSADATENGQNRPITREAVLAGALDIIDRDGVDALSMRRLGEALGRDPMALYRHVPNKAAVLDGVVEMIFEQLSLDTTTPDWIAALRRLGHDFRNLARAHPNVVPLLVTRPLATPLGMRPPGILRHLEQILALLTRCGFTGPDALHVYRTLFGFLYGHVLTELQEIVERPEETDHVMRLGLHRLPIGEFPHVRDLAPIWAAYDGLAELDRGLDILLTGLATRLDMPGGMPTRAPEPG, encoded by the coding sequence GCCCCGAGCGCCGACGCCACCGAGAACGGCCAGAACCGGCCGATCACCCGCGAAGCGGTCCTGGCCGGTGCCTTGGACATCATCGACCGCGACGGCGTCGACGCGCTGTCGATGCGACGCCTCGGCGAAGCGCTCGGCCGTGATCCGATGGCGCTCTACCGGCACGTGCCGAACAAGGCGGCCGTGCTCGACGGGGTGGTCGAGATGATCTTCGAACAACTCTCCCTGGACACCACAACACCGGACTGGATCGCCGCCTTGCGCCGCCTGGGCCACGACTTCCGAAACCTGGCACGCGCCCACCCCAACGTGGTGCCCTTGCTGGTCACCCGCCCCCTGGCGACACCGCTCGGCATGCGGCCACCGGGCATCCTGCGCCACCTCGAACAGATCCTCGCCCTGCTGACCCGATGCGGCTTCACCGGGCCCGACGCACTGCACGTATACCGCACATTGTTCGGATTCCTCTACGGCCACGTGCTCACCGAATTGCAGGAGATCGTCGAACGCCCCGAGGAAACCGACCACGTGATGCGGCTCGGGCTGCACCGGCTGCCGATCGGCGAATTCCCGCACGTCCGCGACCTCGCCCCGATCTGGGCCGCCTACGACGGCCTGGCCGAACTCGACCGCGGCCTCGACATTCTGCTTACCGGACTGGCCACCCGACTCGACATGCCTGGTGGTATGCCCACGCG